A DNA window from Rhineura floridana isolate rRhiFlo1 chromosome 11, rRhiFlo1.hap2, whole genome shotgun sequence contains the following coding sequences:
- the CCDC47 gene encoding PAT complex subunit CCDC47 yields the protein MRSVYFFLAALFIPWGLVWAKFDEFDDGDDIAEYDDNDFAEFEDVIDDPATESPQRIVTTEDDEDEATVELEGQDENLDFEDADAQEGDTESEPYDDEEFEGYKEKPDASPGKSRDPITIVDVPAHLQNSWESYYMEILMVTGLLAYIMNYIIGKNKNNRLAQAWFNSHRELLESNFALVGDDGTNKEPTSTGKLNQENEHIYNLWCSGRVCCEGMLIQLKFLKRQDLLNVLARMMRPSCDQVQIKVTMNDDDMDNYVFAVGTRKALVRLQKEMQDLSEFCSDKPKTGVKYGLPESLAILSEMGEVTEGMMDTKMIHFLTHYADKIESVHFSDQFSGPKLMQEEGQPLKLPETKKTLLFTFNVPGSGNTSPKDMEALLPLMNMVIYSIDKAKKFRLNREGKQKADKNRARVEENFLKLTHVQRQEAAQSRREEKKRAEKERIMNEEDPEKQRRLEEAALRREQKKLEKKQMKMKQIKVKAM from the exons atgAGAAGTGTGTACTTCTTTTTGGCTGCTCTCTTTATCCCATGGGGTCTTGTGTGGGCAAAGTTTGATGAATTTGATGATGGAGATGACATTGCGGAATATGATGATAATGACTTTGCTGAGTTTGAAGATGTGATTGATGATCCTGCTACCGAATCTCCCCAGCGAATCGTCACGACAGAAGATGATGAGGATGAGGCCACTGTTGAGCTTGAAGGTCAAGATGAAAATCTTGACTTTGAGGATGCTGATGCGCAG GAAGGTGATACAGAGAGTGAGCCTTATGATGATGAAGAGTTTGAAGGCTATAAGGAGAAGCCTGATGCATCTCCCGGCAAAAGTAGAGATCCTATAACCATTGTTGAT GTCCCTGCTCACCTCCAAAATAGCTGGGAGAGTTACTACATGGAAATCTTAATGGTGACGGGTCTCCTTGCTTATATCATGAACTACATAATTGGGAAGAATAAGAACAACCGTCTGGCCCAGGCCTGGTTCAATAGTCACCGGGAGCTGCTAGAAAGTAACTTTGCCCTTGTTG GGGATGATGGCACAAATAAAGAACCCACAAGTACGGGCAAGCTGAACCAAGAGAATGAACATATTTATAACCTGTGGTGCTCTGGCAGGGTGTGTTGCGAGGGCATGCTTATCCAGCTCAAG tttctaAAGAGACAAGACTTGCTGAACGTTCTTGCTCGTATGATGAGGCCATCCTGTGACCAAGTG CAAATAAAAGTTACTATGAATGATGATGACATGGATAACTACGTGTTTGCTGTTGGGACAAGGAAAGCCTTGGTGCGGCTTCAGAAGGAAATGCAGGACCTG AGTGAGTTCTGCAGTGATAAGCCCAAGACTGGGGTGAAGTATGGGCTCCCAGAGTCACTGGCTATTCTGTCAGAGATGGGTGAGGTCACAGAGGGAATGATGGATACCAAG ATGATCCATTTCCTCACACATTACGCTGACAAGATTGAGTCTGTCCATTTTTCAGACCAGTTTTCCGGTCCAAAACTTATGCAAGA GGAAGGTCAGCCTTTGAAACTGCCTGAAACTAAAAAGACGCTATTGTTTACTTTTAACG TTCCTGGATCAGGCAACACCTCCCCAAAAGATATGGAAGCTCTGCTGCCTCTGATGAACATGGTTATTTATTCCATTGACAAAGCAAAAAAATTCCGTCTGAATAGAGAA GGCAaacaaaaagcagataagaataGGGCACGTGTAGAAGAGAATTTTCTGAAATTGACTCATGTGCAAAGACAAGAGGCTGCTCAGTCTCGCAGGGAGGAGAAGAAGCGAGCCGAGAAAGAGAGAATCATGAATGAGGAAGATCCAGAGAAGCAGCGTCGCTTGGAG